One Solea senegalensis isolate Sse05_10M linkage group LG3, IFAPA_SoseM_1, whole genome shotgun sequence genomic window carries:
- the waslb gene encoding WASP like actin nucleation promoting factor b isoform X4 translates to MMFCTTFLSAPSEDLNCEGGGGGAAAAVVGGVSSGSCLTSLHCLILPQDDLYPSLSDQTARLSICAEEQTRNLMDKMLLDAGATTCAARGEGRCIWDRVRRRRSRSASPLPSKTPKSPCSQRVKGPTLPMATVDIKNPEINSIHRFHNNSQVNNLVHSSFPKREKKVKGKKKKLTKADIGTPSNFQHIGHVGWDPNTGFDLNNLDPELKHLFDMCGISEAELKDKETSKVIYDFIEKKGGVEAVKNELRRQGPPRWCAPPPPPSRGGPPPPPPHHSSAPPPPPPARGRGAPPPPPPSRAPVSSHPPPPPTRPGMSAPPPPPPSRGSLPPPPPPAHASIPVAPPPPPPPPPMSGGGAPPPPPPPPPPPGPPPPAPPMSTDANGGDGSLSSGGGKSALLSQIREGTNLKKVDQKERPVSSSTGGGRDALLDQIRQGIQLKAREDNIESSPTTAAPSAGIVGALMEVMQKRSKAIHSSDEDDDDEDDEDFEDDDEWED, encoded by the exons ATGATGTTCTGCACCACCTTCCTGTCTGCTCCCTCTGAAGATCTTAATTGtgagggtggtggtggaggagcagcagcagcagtcgtcGGAGGTGTAAGTTCAGGCAGCTGTCTGACTTCCCTACACTGCCTCATACTCCCGCAGGACGACTTGTACCCGTCTCTCTCCGACCAAACCGCCCGCCTTTCGATTTGCGCCGAAGAGCAAACTCGCAACCTGATGGACAAAATGCTCCTCGATGCCGGCGCGACCACCTGCGCGGCGAGAGGCGAGGGCAGGTGTATTTGGGACAGGGTGAGAAGGAGGCGCAGTCGGTCAGCCTCGCCTTTGCCCAGCAAAACTCCCAAAAGTCCTTGTAGTCAGAGAGTCAAag GTCCCACATTGCCCATGGCCACGGTGGACATCAAAAACCCGGAGATCAACAGCATTCATCGCTTTCACAACAACTCTCAGGTGAACAACCTTGTGCACTCGTCCTTCCCCAAGAGGGAGAAGAAAGTcaaggggaagaagaagaagctgaccAAGGCAGACATCGGCACGCCGAGCAACTTCCA GCACATTGGACACGTGGGATGGGATCCAAACACAGGCTTTGAT CTGAATAACTTAGACCCCGAGCTGAAACACCTCTTTGACATGTGTGGCATCTCCGAGGCCGAGCTGAAGGACAAGGAGACCTCAAAGGTCATCTATGACTTCATTGAGAAGAAAGGAGGTGTAGAAGCTGTGAAAAATGAGCTACGGCGACAAG GTCCACCCCGGTGGTGCG cccctccacctcctccatctaGAGGTGGCCCTCCTCCGCCACCCCCTCACCACAGTTCTGCACCTCCGCCCCCTCCCCCTGCGCGAGGACGAGGTGCCCCGCCGCCGCCCCCTCCCTCCCGAGCTCCGGTCTCTTCacaccctcctccccctccgACTCGGCCGGGCATGTCCGCTCCACCTCCGCCTCCGCCAAGCAGAGGCTCCCTCCCGCCCCCACCTCCGCCAGCTCATGCCTCCATTCCCGTGGCGCCGCccccgccgccgcctcctcctcccatgTCCGGTGGCGGTGCaccgcctcctccacctcctcctccaccaccacctggCCCTCCACCTCCCGCTCCGCCGATGTCCACAGACGCTAACGGGGGCGACGGCAGCCTGTCCTCAGGTGGAGGCAAGTCTGCGCTCCTGAGTCAGATCAGAGAGGGCACAAACCTGAAGAAGGTGGACCAGAAAGAGAGGCCAGTGTCCAGCAGCACTGGCGGCGGCAGAGATGCACTTCTGGACCAAATCCGGCAAGGAATCCAACTTAAAGCG aGAGAGGACAATATCGAATCTTCTCCTACCACCGCGGCCCCCTCAGCGGGCATTGTAGGGGCCCTGATGGAGGTGATGCAGAAAAGAAGCAAGGCTATTCACTCTTCAG ACGAGGACGACGACGATGAAGACGATGAGGACtttgaggatgatgatgaatgggaagactag
- the waslb gene encoding WASP like actin nucleation promoting factor b isoform X1, translating into MSGHLPQRRQTNVGSILLTPQENECIFNHLGRKCMTLSSAVVQVFTSDRNSSWNKRCCGVACLVKDNPQRSYFIRVLDVRDGKMTFEQELYNNFSIYVPKPYFITFAGDTCQVGLNFASEEETKRFHGHLTELVGRRQRKTEKRRDPLNGPTLPMATVDIKNPEINSIHRFHNNSQVNNLVHSSFPKREKKVKGKKKKLTKADIGTPSNFQHIGHVGWDPNTGFDLNNLDPELKHLFDMCGISEAELKDKETSKVIYDFIEKKGGVEAVKNELRRQGPPRWCAPPPPPSRGGPPPPPPHHSSAPPPPPPARGRGAPPPPPPSRAPVSSHPPPPPTRPGMSAPPPPPPSRGSLPPPPPPAHASIPVAPPPPPPPPPMSGGGAPPPPPPPPPPPGPPPPAPPMSTDANGGDGSLSSGGGKSALLSQIREGTNLKKVDQKERPVSSSTGGGRDALLDQIRQGIQLKAREDNIESSPTTAAPSAGIVGALMEVMQKRSKAIHSSDEDDDDEDDEDFEDDDEWED; encoded by the exons ATGAGTGGACATCTGCCGCAACGGCGGCAAACAAATGTCGGGTCCATACTACTGACACCGCAGGAAAATGAATGCATCTTCAACCACCTTGGCAGGAAATGCATG ACATTGTCTTCAGCAGTGGTCCAGGTTTTCACATCTGATAGGAACTCCAGTTGGAACAAGAGATGCTGCGGAGTGGCCTGTCTGGTCAAAGACAACCCGCAGCGGTCGTATTTCATCAGAGTCCTCGACGTCAGG GATGGTAAGATGACATTTGAACAGGAGCTGTACAATAACTTCAGCATCTACGTCCCCAAACCCTACTTCATCACATTTGCTGGAGAT acatGCCAAGTGGGTCTGAACTTTGCCAGCGAGGAGGAGACCAAGCGTTTCCACGGCCATCTGACAGAGCTCGTGGGAAGACGACAGAGGAAAACTG agaagaGACGCGACCCTCTAAATG GTCCCACATTGCCCATGGCCACGGTGGACATCAAAAACCCGGAGATCAACAGCATTCATCGCTTTCACAACAACTCTCAGGTGAACAACCTTGTGCACTCGTCCTTCCCCAAGAGGGAGAAGAAAGTcaaggggaagaagaagaagctgaccAAGGCAGACATCGGCACGCCGAGCAACTTCCA GCACATTGGACACGTGGGATGGGATCCAAACACAGGCTTTGAT CTGAATAACTTAGACCCCGAGCTGAAACACCTCTTTGACATGTGTGGCATCTCCGAGGCCGAGCTGAAGGACAAGGAGACCTCAAAGGTCATCTATGACTTCATTGAGAAGAAAGGAGGTGTAGAAGCTGTGAAAAATGAGCTACGGCGACAAG GTCCACCCCGGTGGTGCG cccctccacctcctccatctaGAGGTGGCCCTCCTCCGCCACCCCCTCACCACAGTTCTGCACCTCCGCCCCCTCCCCCTGCGCGAGGACGAGGTGCCCCGCCGCCGCCCCCTCCCTCCCGAGCTCCGGTCTCTTCacaccctcctccccctccgACTCGGCCGGGCATGTCCGCTCCACCTCCGCCTCCGCCAAGCAGAGGCTCCCTCCCGCCCCCACCTCCGCCAGCTCATGCCTCCATTCCCGTGGCGCCGCccccgccgccgcctcctcctcccatgTCCGGTGGCGGTGCaccgcctcctccacctcctcctccaccaccacctggCCCTCCACCTCCCGCTCCGCCGATGTCCACAGACGCTAACGGGGGCGACGGCAGCCTGTCCTCAGGTGGAGGCAAGTCTGCGCTCCTGAGTCAGATCAGAGAGGGCACAAACCTGAAGAAGGTGGACCAGAAAGAGAGGCCAGTGTCCAGCAGCACTGGCGGCGGCAGAGATGCACTTCTGGACCAAATCCGGCAAGGAATCCAACTTAAAGCG aGAGAGGACAATATCGAATCTTCTCCTACCACCGCGGCCCCCTCAGCGGGCATTGTAGGGGCCCTGATGGAGGTGATGCAGAAAAGAAGCAAGGCTATTCACTCTTCAG ACGAGGACGACGACGATGAAGACGATGAGGACtttgaggatgatgatgaatgggaagactag
- the waslb gene encoding WASP like actin nucleation promoting factor b isoform X3, producing the protein MSGHLPQRRQTNVGSILLTPQENECIFNHLGRKCMTLSSAVVQVFTSDRNSSWNKRCCGVACLVKDNPQRSYFIRVLDVRDGKMTFEQELYNNFSIYVPKPYFITFAGDTCQVGLNFASEEETKRFHGHLTELVGRRQRKTGPTLPMATVDIKNPEINSIHRFHNNSQVNNLVHSSFPKREKKVKGKKKKLTKADIGTPSNFQHIGHVGWDPNTGFDLNNLDPELKHLFDMCGISEAELKDKETSKVIYDFIEKKGGVEAVKNELRRQGPPRWCAPPPPPSRGGPPPPPPHHSSAPPPPPPARGRGAPPPPPPSRAPVSSHPPPPPTRPGMSAPPPPPPSRGSLPPPPPPAHASIPVAPPPPPPPPPMSGGGAPPPPPPPPPPPGPPPPAPPMSTDANGGDGSLSSGGGKSALLSQIREGTNLKKVDQKERPVSSSTGGGRDALLDQIRQGIQLKAREDNIESSPTTAAPSAGIVGALMEVMQKRSKAIHSSDEDDDDEDDEDFEDDDEWED; encoded by the exons ATGAGTGGACATCTGCCGCAACGGCGGCAAACAAATGTCGGGTCCATACTACTGACACCGCAGGAAAATGAATGCATCTTCAACCACCTTGGCAGGAAATGCATG ACATTGTCTTCAGCAGTGGTCCAGGTTTTCACATCTGATAGGAACTCCAGTTGGAACAAGAGATGCTGCGGAGTGGCCTGTCTGGTCAAAGACAACCCGCAGCGGTCGTATTTCATCAGAGTCCTCGACGTCAGG GATGGTAAGATGACATTTGAACAGGAGCTGTACAATAACTTCAGCATCTACGTCCCCAAACCCTACTTCATCACATTTGCTGGAGAT acatGCCAAGTGGGTCTGAACTTTGCCAGCGAGGAGGAGACCAAGCGTTTCCACGGCCATCTGACAGAGCTCGTGGGAAGACGACAGAGGAAAACTG GTCCCACATTGCCCATGGCCACGGTGGACATCAAAAACCCGGAGATCAACAGCATTCATCGCTTTCACAACAACTCTCAGGTGAACAACCTTGTGCACTCGTCCTTCCCCAAGAGGGAGAAGAAAGTcaaggggaagaagaagaagctgaccAAGGCAGACATCGGCACGCCGAGCAACTTCCA GCACATTGGACACGTGGGATGGGATCCAAACACAGGCTTTGAT CTGAATAACTTAGACCCCGAGCTGAAACACCTCTTTGACATGTGTGGCATCTCCGAGGCCGAGCTGAAGGACAAGGAGACCTCAAAGGTCATCTATGACTTCATTGAGAAGAAAGGAGGTGTAGAAGCTGTGAAAAATGAGCTACGGCGACAAG GTCCACCCCGGTGGTGCG cccctccacctcctccatctaGAGGTGGCCCTCCTCCGCCACCCCCTCACCACAGTTCTGCACCTCCGCCCCCTCCCCCTGCGCGAGGACGAGGTGCCCCGCCGCCGCCCCCTCCCTCCCGAGCTCCGGTCTCTTCacaccctcctccccctccgACTCGGCCGGGCATGTCCGCTCCACCTCCGCCTCCGCCAAGCAGAGGCTCCCTCCCGCCCCCACCTCCGCCAGCTCATGCCTCCATTCCCGTGGCGCCGCccccgccgccgcctcctcctcccatgTCCGGTGGCGGTGCaccgcctcctccacctcctcctccaccaccacctggCCCTCCACCTCCCGCTCCGCCGATGTCCACAGACGCTAACGGGGGCGACGGCAGCCTGTCCTCAGGTGGAGGCAAGTCTGCGCTCCTGAGTCAGATCAGAGAGGGCACAAACCTGAAGAAGGTGGACCAGAAAGAGAGGCCAGTGTCCAGCAGCACTGGCGGCGGCAGAGATGCACTTCTGGACCAAATCCGGCAAGGAATCCAACTTAAAGCG aGAGAGGACAATATCGAATCTTCTCCTACCACCGCGGCCCCCTCAGCGGGCATTGTAGGGGCCCTGATGGAGGTGATGCAGAAAAGAAGCAAGGCTATTCACTCTTCAG ACGAGGACGACGACGATGAAGACGATGAGGACtttgaggatgatgatgaatgggaagactag
- the waslb gene encoding WASP like actin nucleation promoting factor b isoform X2 translates to MSGHLPQRRQTNVGSILLTPQENECIFNHLGRKCMTLSSAVVQVFTSDRNSSWNKRCCGVACLVKDNPQRSYFIRVLDVRDGKMTFEQELYNNFSIYVPKPYFITFAGDTCQVGLNFASEEETKRFHGHLTELVGRRQRKTEKRRDPLNGPTLPMATVDIKNPEINSIHRFHNNSQVNNLVHSSFPKREKKVKGKKKKLTKADIGTPSNFQHIGHVGWDPNTGFDLNNLDPELKHLFDMCGISEAELKDKETSKVIYDFIEKKGGVEAVKNELRRQAPPPPPSRGGPPPPPPHHSSAPPPPPPARGRGAPPPPPPSRAPVSSHPPPPPTRPGMSAPPPPPPSRGSLPPPPPPAHASIPVAPPPPPPPPPMSGGGAPPPPPPPPPPPGPPPPAPPMSTDANGGDGSLSSGGGKSALLSQIREGTNLKKVDQKERPVSSSTGGGRDALLDQIRQGIQLKAREDNIESSPTTAAPSAGIVGALMEVMQKRSKAIHSSDEDDDDEDDEDFEDDDEWED, encoded by the exons ATGAGTGGACATCTGCCGCAACGGCGGCAAACAAATGTCGGGTCCATACTACTGACACCGCAGGAAAATGAATGCATCTTCAACCACCTTGGCAGGAAATGCATG ACATTGTCTTCAGCAGTGGTCCAGGTTTTCACATCTGATAGGAACTCCAGTTGGAACAAGAGATGCTGCGGAGTGGCCTGTCTGGTCAAAGACAACCCGCAGCGGTCGTATTTCATCAGAGTCCTCGACGTCAGG GATGGTAAGATGACATTTGAACAGGAGCTGTACAATAACTTCAGCATCTACGTCCCCAAACCCTACTTCATCACATTTGCTGGAGAT acatGCCAAGTGGGTCTGAACTTTGCCAGCGAGGAGGAGACCAAGCGTTTCCACGGCCATCTGACAGAGCTCGTGGGAAGACGACAGAGGAAAACTG agaagaGACGCGACCCTCTAAATG GTCCCACATTGCCCATGGCCACGGTGGACATCAAAAACCCGGAGATCAACAGCATTCATCGCTTTCACAACAACTCTCAGGTGAACAACCTTGTGCACTCGTCCTTCCCCAAGAGGGAGAAGAAAGTcaaggggaagaagaagaagctgaccAAGGCAGACATCGGCACGCCGAGCAACTTCCA GCACATTGGACACGTGGGATGGGATCCAAACACAGGCTTTGAT CTGAATAACTTAGACCCCGAGCTGAAACACCTCTTTGACATGTGTGGCATCTCCGAGGCCGAGCTGAAGGACAAGGAGACCTCAAAGGTCATCTATGACTTCATTGAGAAGAAAGGAGGTGTAGAAGCTGTGAAAAATGAGCTACGGCGACAAG cccctccacctcctccatctaGAGGTGGCCCTCCTCCGCCACCCCCTCACCACAGTTCTGCACCTCCGCCCCCTCCCCCTGCGCGAGGACGAGGTGCCCCGCCGCCGCCCCCTCCCTCCCGAGCTCCGGTCTCTTCacaccctcctccccctccgACTCGGCCGGGCATGTCCGCTCCACCTCCGCCTCCGCCAAGCAGAGGCTCCCTCCCGCCCCCACCTCCGCCAGCTCATGCCTCCATTCCCGTGGCGCCGCccccgccgccgcctcctcctcccatgTCCGGTGGCGGTGCaccgcctcctccacctcctcctccaccaccacctggCCCTCCACCTCCCGCTCCGCCGATGTCCACAGACGCTAACGGGGGCGACGGCAGCCTGTCCTCAGGTGGAGGCAAGTCTGCGCTCCTGAGTCAGATCAGAGAGGGCACAAACCTGAAGAAGGTGGACCAGAAAGAGAGGCCAGTGTCCAGCAGCACTGGCGGCGGCAGAGATGCACTTCTGGACCAAATCCGGCAAGGAATCCAACTTAAAGCG aGAGAGGACAATATCGAATCTTCTCCTACCACCGCGGCCCCCTCAGCGGGCATTGTAGGGGCCCTGATGGAGGTGATGCAGAAAAGAAGCAAGGCTATTCACTCTTCAG ACGAGGACGACGACGATGAAGACGATGAGGACtttgaggatgatgatgaatgggaagactag